A stretch of the Corylus avellana chromosome ca6, CavTom2PMs-1.0 genome encodes the following:
- the LOC132185702 gene encoding triacylglycerol lipase OBL1-like: protein MGPCESDQFCDHYLLESENASLYDLVRFLLSSTSETSRFIHRRNKEKDDFWRRWYIFNSLLAQKLLLYWGKPLVQVGHMLELWLNLLSQNGGFLVLLSNLLKGNVVWPDRSSATFTSVLGNLDQRVELDKNIRPENPKYNASLAMMASKLAYENEAFVQTTIKDQWRMEYLGFYNFWNDYMGKVSTQAMMFQDTRVQPNLIVVAFRGTSPFDPVAWQTDVDLSWFKLEGVGKIHAGFFKALGRQKGKGWPKEIQEGSKQPQYAYYVIRQRLREILEKNESAKFILTGHSLGGALAILFVTVLAMHEEELLLNRLEGVYTFGQPRVGDKQLGDYMKEKLKEYNVRHLRYVYCHDMVPRIPYDDEANLFFEHWGPCIYYNSFYKGKVRYEEPNKNYFSLLWAIPKYLNAAWELNRSFLIPYILGPDYEESWLMKMIRVVGLVFPGLAAHCPQDYVNATRLGCGC from the exons ATGGGGCCTTGTGAGAGTGATCAATTCTGTGATCATTATTTGCTTGAGTCAGAAAATGCAAGTTTATATGATCTTGTTCGCTTTCTGCTTTCCTCTACATCAGAAACAAGTAGATTCATCCACCGCCGGAACAAGGAAAAGGATGATTTTTGGCGCCGATGGTATATATTCAACTCCCTCCTTGCTCAGAAACTCCTCCTTTACTGGGGAAAGCCCTTGGTTCAGGTGGGGCATATGCTGGAGCTGTGGCTGAATCTTCTTTCACAAAACGGGGGATTTCTCGTGCTCTTGTCAAATCTCTTAAAAG GAAATGTGGTGTGGCCGGATAGGTCATCGGCGACGTTCACGTCTGTGTTGGGAAATCTTGATCAGAGAGTGGAATTAGACAAAAACATTAGACCTGAAAACCCAAAATACAACGCTTCCCTTGCTATGATGGCCTCCAAATTGGCATACGAAAATGAAGCATTCGTTCAAACCACAATCAAAGATCAATGGAGA ATGGAATACTTGGGGTTCTACAACTTTTGGAACG ATTACATGGGAAAAGTTTCGACTCAAGCCATGATGTTCCAAGATACAAGAGTTCAACCTAACCTGATCGTGGTTGCATTTAGGGGCACCAGCCCATTCGATCCAGTAGCATGGCAGACAGACGTCGATCTCTCGTGGTTTAAGCTCGAAGGCGTGGGTAAGATTCATGCTGGCTTTTTTAAAGCTCTGGGCCGGCAAAAGGGCAAAGGGTGGCCCAAAGAAATACAAGAAGGAAGTAAGCAACCACAATATGCTTACTATGTAATCAGACAAAGGCTGAGAGAAATATTGGAAAAGAATGAGAGTGCAAAATTTATATTGACGGGGCACAGCTTGGGTGGAGCATTGGCGATTCTGTTTGTGACTGTTCTGGCAATGCACGAGGAGGAATTGTTGTTGAATAGGCTGGAGGGGGTGTACACTTTTGGGCAGCCAAGGGTGGGAGACAAGCAACTCGGAGATTATATGAAGGAGAAGTTGAAGGAGTATAATGTCAGGCATTTGAGGTATGTTTACTGCCATGACATGGTGCCTAGGATCCCTTATGATGATGAAGCTAATCTCTTTTTTGAGCACTGGGGGCCTTGCATCTACTACAATAGCTTCTATAAAGGGAAG GTTCGATATGAGGAGCCGAATAAGAACTACTTCTCGCTATTATGGGCCATACCAAAGTATCTAAATGCAGCTTGGGAGCTGAACCGGAGTTTCCTAATCCCATATATACTGGGTCCGGACTACGAAGAAAGTTGGTTAATGAAAATGATTAGGGTGGTCGGATTGGTATTTCCTGGATTAGCAGCACATTGCCCTCAAGATTATGTTAATGCTACTCGATTGGGATGCGGATGCTAA